GACGCGCACGCCGCCGCCCCCCACGCCCTCGTCGAGGGGACCGGCGGCGGGCCCCCGCGCGCCGGCGTCGCGGTCCGGCCCGCACCCCCCGACGCGGTCGACGCCGTCGATGCGGTGGATGCGGTCGATGCGACCCGCCGCCTCGGTCCCGTGTGGCGCGACGACGTCGACGCCGGCCACGCGCTGATCGACGCGGTCGTGCGCCGCTCCCCGCACGACGCCCTCGCCGTCGACCTGGGGCCCTACCCGGACGGTCCGGCGGGCGACCTGCGGCGCTGGTTCGGGGCGCACGGCTTCCACGTCGTGGAACGCGACGCGCTCCGCTTCGCGCTGGCGGACACCCCGCCGCTCGGGGCGCCCCTCACCCTCGACGCGTGGACGCAGGACCGCGACGCCACCTTCCGGCGCGTCTACGCCGACGCCGAAGCGCGCGCCGTATCGGACGGGCACTGGTCGTGGCGGAAGCGCCACGGCGGGACCTTCCGGCCCGACCTGTGGTTCCTGGCGCGCCCCACCCCCGACCAGGCGCCGGTCGGCTACGCCTTCGTGCACGCCGGGCGCGGCGGCGTCGACGCCGTCTACCGCCTCGAGGCGGCCGGCGTGACGCGCCGCCACCGCACCGCGAGCGAGATGGCGCACCGCCTCGTCGTCACCGTCCTGCAGGAGCTCGCCGGCCGCAGTCCGCTCGGCTCGGTCCGGACCGACGTCGACGCGAGCGACGCGGCGTGGCGCCGCATCCTGGAGGGCGTCGGCTTCGAGGGGGCGCGGCGAACGCGCCGCTTGGAGCGGCCCCCCGGCGCGGTCTCGTGACGGGGGGCGCGCGCGAGGGCGCGGTACCCTGACGCCATGCACCTCCTGTGGCGCTGGGCGCTGAACGCCGTCGCGCTGTGGTTGACCGTCGAGCTCGACATCGGCGCGAGCCTCGCGGGGGACTCGCTGGGGACGCTCCTGATCACCGCGTTGGTGCTCGGCCTCGTCAACGCGGTCCTGCGGCCCGTGTTGATCCTCGTGACGCTCCCCCTGACGTTCGTGACGTTCGGGGCGTTCCTGTTGGTCGTCAACGCCCTGTCGTTGGCGGTGGT
The sequence above is drawn from the Trueperaceae bacterium genome and encodes:
- a CDS encoding phage holin family protein, with product MHLLWRWALNAVALWLTVELDIGASLAGDSLGTLLITALVLGLVNAVLRPVLILVTLPLTFVTFGAFLLVVNALSLAVVAALTPLELAGFGGAVLAALVLTVIASLLARVAPPTAPRR